TGGATATGAGATGGTTTGGATATGAGATGGTTTGGATATGAGATTGTTTGGATATGAGATGGTTTGGATATGAGATGTCTGGATATGAAATGTCTGAATATGAGATGTCTGGATATGAAATGTCTGAATATGAGATGTCTGGATATGAAATGTCTGAATATGAGATGTCTGAGATGTCTGAATATGAGATGTCTGGATATGAGATGTCTGAATATGAGATGGTCTGGATATGAGATGGTTTGGATATGAGATTGTTTGGATATGAGATGGTTTGGATATGAGATTGTTTGGATATGAGATGGTTTGGATATGAGATGTCTGGATATGAAATGTCTGAATATGAGATGTCTGGATATGAAATGTCTGAATATGAGATGTCTGAGATGTCTGAATATGAGATGTCTGGATATGAAATGTCTGAATATGAGATGTCTGGATATGAAATGTCTGGATATGAGATGTCTGAATATGAGATGGTCTGGATATGAGATGTCTGGATATGAGAAGGATTTGGGAAGATTGAGAGAAGGATCCAGGTTTGGAAGCAAAACCTTTGTCTTTGGTGCTGGTGGTGAGACCATAATATTTATTAATCATATTTCTCAGACTTGGAGATCTGTAGATCTTCCTCCTCATATTAATTTCCTTGCTGAAGTAAGATTTGGGTTTTAGTAACATTTTAGAAATATTCTGATGAGTTCTGCCCTCAGGTTTGTACCAAAGTTTTTTCATCTAATTCCAGCGGACATGAAGACCTTTTGCTTATGGTGTGCTTTTAGTTAATCTCTTCTATTTTTCGATAAAGGAGGAATGCTTCTGGACCAACGTGAGGCCAACATTTTCCTGCATCGTACTCGTCGTGCAAACTTCTTACTGGAGGAGGTGAAATTAGGAAACCTGGAGAGAGAATGTTTGGAAGAGAAATGTTCCTATGAGGAAGCCAGGGAGATCTTTGCCACACCTCAGCAGCTGGTAATTCATAGTCAAACCCATCATTTTAATCATTTTAGTTACACAATCTTctctgtttttattgtgttttctgtTTCCAGGAGAACTTCTGGAGGACATACACAGGTAGAGAAGACTCCAGCATTGATCATATGTAAGGTAACGTTGCTTTTTGTTGACTTTTTCATTTCCTGTTTCAAGCTGTAGACCACTGCTCATCATCTCCCTGTAAGAATGGAGCAACCTGCACTCGTCACATCGACAGCTACATCTGCAAATGTTCACCAGGCTTCCACGGATTCAACTGTGACAAAGGTAGGAACAGCAGCTACAGGTCAGATGCTTCTCCTGGTCCTCCTTCATGTTGCCTCTGGTTTCATCATGTTGTCTATTCCTGTTGGTCTTGTTTTATGTTGTCTTGTTTCTTCAGGTTGTCTCCATTCGGTCTTTCTTCACGTTGTCTCGGGTTTCTTCACGTTGTCTCTTGTCATTCGCAGTCCGCTCAACCCCAAACAGCTGTCGCTACAGAAATGGAGGATGTGAGCATTTCTGCAGACAGCCCCCGGATCAATCTCCTTCCTGTTTCTGTGCTTCAGGATATGGTCTGGATGAGGACAACAACACATGCCTGCCTAAAGGTCTGAACTGGTTAACAGGTTAACTGGATCTGGTGACAACAGAGCAGCTCACCTTCATTTATTCCTAACCAGATGACAGTTTTCTTTACATTCATACATTTAGTTGGAACCAAACTGGTGTTTTCAGCCAGTAATCTAGTGGTCAAAGCTCATTTAGGTGTTACTTCAGAATCTACCCAGAATTCCTGGTTGGACTTCTCTGGGAGGATCTCCTCCAGGTTGACCATGTGTTCCTGCTACATAAACCCTAAAGGGGGAAAGTTCGAAACCACAAGACTTGAAACTGGAGTGTGGCAACAACCAGAGCTAGTACTGGTATGAAAGGGGTTTCTTCTCAGGGTCTTTCAGAGTGTCTTTTGAAAACAAATGTCCATGTTGAGTATCTTCTTCTGGTTGTGGTTTCAAGCTTGTTTGGGAGTTTTTTTCAGAGCTTGTTGGATATTTAGCATAAGAGGCAGCATGCTGACCGGTTCTGTTGTGGGTGTGGTCTAGAGGCCGTTGTCTGTGGAAGACCATTGGTACATTTTACCCCGAGGATTGTCAATGGTCAGATGTGTCCTAAAGGACAGTGTCCATGGCAGGTACGTTTTACCCTCCAGTCacatcaggtgctcttcagctggACCCAGACCACTTGACCTTCCTGGTCTCTGCTGTCTCTTCAGGCTATGTTAAGTGAAAACAACAAGTTCACATGTGGTGCCATTGTCCTGTCAGAAGTGTGGATTTTAACAGCAGCTCACTGCGTTTGGTCGAAGCCTGTCGCCATCTTCCACGTCACCGTTGGTAAGGTTGAAGTTGGACTacttatctttttttttctctttttttagtcAGGCTCAGTCTTTGTCTCCAACTGTGTTTGTGTGAAGGCAAACATGACCGACAGGAGCCTGAGAAGACTGAACAGCAACGGCGAGTTCTTGAGGTGGTGATCCATCAAAACTACAGTCACTCCACCTACGACAGTGACCTGGCTCTGCTCAAGCTGCACCGCCCGATCAAACTGGGGCGCTACGTGGTGCCCATCTGCCTCCCTGCTCGCAACAGCACCTTCACTCGGACTCTGTCTTTAGTCCGCCTTTCCACGGTGTCTGGGTGGGGCCGCCTGTTAGAGTTTGGTTCTTCTGCTCGATTCCTGCAGCGTTTGGTGGTGCCAAAGGTCCACCCGCAGGAGTGTCGCCTCCACACGCAGCTCAACATCACCAAGAACATGATGTGTGCAGGACGAAGGCGTGGTGGCCAGGACGCATGTGAAGGTGACAGCGGTGGCCCACTGGTAACACGCTACAAGAAGACCTGGTTCCTAACGGGCGTGGTGAGCTGGGGAATGGGCTGCGCTAAAGAAAATATGTACGGCATTTACACCAAAGTCAGCAACTTTCTGGACTGGATCGACAAAATTATGGCTACTGGTTAATCTGGGTCAGACCAGTGGTGAGAAGTCACAGTTTAAAGTGTGGAGAAAGTTTGAATAAACTGCTGCTGATTTATTCTGAGTCTGAACTTTTTGTTCCTTCTGCATAACAGTTTAGATCCTATGCTAATAACCATCATTAGTATCTGTTGGCTAAATCTTAGCTCACATCAAGCAATGAAACACGAGAACAACCAATCACAagcaggactcacacacacaagaGTGGGAGGAGCTTTGAAGGAAgagctgaagcacagcagagagggaggggGCGGGACCTCATTGAACAAAATGCTTTGTtttgtctgcgtctgcgtcttccctcatgtgtctccttgtgttcttcaTCCGTCTCTAGGTTCTCCCTTTGTGTCTcccagcgccctcatgtgtccttgtctacgtctccctcatgtgtctccttgtgttcctcatgtgtccccagatctgcagcccctctagggtcccccccccccccccccccccccgtatcccctccaggtcctgtgctcccatgGTTTTAGCATCTCTCGGTTTAGATATTTGGATTTTTGATTCTCGttttttttggctccctgccttcttggattactcctaaataaaggattttattttcatcatccactTCCTGCCTTGttcatctggttctctgcatctttggTCCTAAACTTCCTCCTGCCCAACTCGTGACATGTTTGACAGTAAAATATCCATCATAACCACAAGACTAATTAGAAAGCAGGCAAATCTTTATATCAGGGCTCATTAATAACTTAAAGTTTTAGTTTGATTTATCTTTTATGTCAATAATTTAGATTCACAAATTATTTGATCTATTATTTAATTGGTCAGTAATTTC
This sequence is a window from Nothobranchius furzeri strain GRZ-AD chromosome 3, NfurGRZ-RIMD1, whole genome shotgun sequence. Protein-coding genes within it:
- the f7l gene encoding coagulation factor VII is translated as MAFISKKTSRVFFLLLITASLPSCTGTQGGGMLLDQREANIFLHRTRRANFLLEEVKLGNLERECLEEKCSYEEAREIFATPQQLENFWRTYTAVDHCSSSPCKNGATCTRHIDSYICKCSPGFHGFNCDKVRSTPNSCRYRNGGCEHFCRQPPDQSPSCFCASGYGLDEDNNTCLPKEAVVCGRPLVHFTPRIVNGQMCPKGQCPWQAMLSENNKFTCGAIVLSEVWILTAAHCVWSKPVAIFHVTVGKHDRQEPEKTEQQRRVLEVVIHQNYSHSTYDSDLALLKLHRPIKLGRYVVPICLPARNSTFTRTLSLVRLSTVSGWGRLLEFGSSARFLQRLVVPKVHPQECRLHTQLNITKNMMCAGRRRGGQDACEGDSGGPLVTRYKKTWFLTGVVSWGMGCAKENMYGIYTKVSNFLDWIDKIMATG